The Solanum lycopersicum chromosome 6, SLM_r2.1 genome has a window encoding:
- the LOC101265034 gene encoding actin-depolymerizing factor 7, with the protein MANAASGMAVHDDCKLKFLELKAKRIYRFIIFKIDAQQVVVEKLGNPEESYEDFTNALPADECRYAVFDFDFVTNENCQKSKIFFIAWSPETSKVRMKMVYASSKDRFKREIDGIQVELQATDPTEMSLDIIKSRAL; encoded by the exons ATG GCGAATGCTGCATCTGGAATGGCTGTGCATGATGACTGTAAGCTGAAGTTTTTGGAGCTAAAAGCAAAGAGAATCTACAGGTTCATCATTTTCAAAATTGACGCCCAACAAGTGGTCGTGGAGAAGCTTGGAAACCCTGAAGAAAGCTACGAAGATTTCACCAACGCTCTGCCTGCAGATGAATGCCGATATGCTGTCTTTGATTTCGACTTTGTTACTAATGAAAATTGCCAGAAAAGCAAGATTTTCTTCATTGCCTG GTCTCCTGAAACATCAAAGGTGAGGATGAAGATGGTGTACGCGAGTTCAAAGGACAGATTCAAGAGAGAAATAGATGGAATTCAAGTTGAATTGCAAGCAACAGATCCTACTGAAATGAGCCTTGACATTATAAAATCGCGAGCACTTTAA
- the LOC101264729 gene encoding uncharacterized protein: MVSPHGIKLAVYLISSYFGELNAKVCDCLLRRGTQTLHQVVSSTELSRKNVKNCLLVLIHHNCVQAFAIRQPGGFGEEAKIITQYMALFDNIIHKLRFPKFIEIVSEELGKECEEILEWLLQHGRLSLSQIIVKYKQASKQGDSSADAAQDSFNRLVNARFVERCPAPDPLLEPPAEEETAAKKRGAKSAKIQAQTMEQQALAAAAPMESMRFLVENIWNDSVEKADKRTTDVKCGMKRKQEDLESNTKDPATGEKEVLWRANFEEFIRRLRHKACVANVKVRVNNDAAIVLAATLELSRHSETKLRIDNSVPQSINAIYDEVIKREGGLGMDLERIRASLDDLGCEAPLMEIDETYSVDLKNIIEQARIEEVESIVLKRYGREAYRMFRLLSKADRLVETDKISDTTFVEKKDAVKILFKLWKDDYLEMKKVIARAPKQSEFILWKINKQSLWEHILDEMYHAALNLRLRTTHEKEQEKEILQMPKDKLVGELGNKYMRLRKVCIVLESSLMNLDDSLMLFHDF, from the exons ATGGTTTCGCCGCACGGCATCAAGCTCGCTGTTTATCTAATCTCTTCTTACTTCGGCGAACTTAATGCT AAGGTTTGCGACTGTCTGTTGCGAAGAGGAACACAAACTTTACATCAGGTTGTAAGTTCCACAGAGCTTAGCAGAAAGAATGTTAAGAACTGTTTGCTtgtgcttattcatcacaattgtgTTCAAGCCTTTGCAATTCGACAACCAG GTGGATTTGGGGAGGAAGCAAAAATTATTACACAATACATGGCACTATTTGACAACATTATACATAAATTGAGGTTCCCTAAATTTATAGAGATTGTGTCCGAGGAGCTGGGTAAAGAG TGTGAAGAGATTTTGGAATGGTTGCTTCAGCATGGCAGGCTTTCACTCAGTCAAATTATAGTAAAATACAAGCAGGCATCGAAACAAG GAGATTCTAGTGCTGATGCTGCACAGGATAGCTTCAACAGGCTTGTCAACGCTAGATTTGTGGAACGCTGTCCTGCCCCTGACCCGCTTCTTGAACCACCTGCTGAAGAAGAAACTGCTGCAAAGAAACGAGGTGCTAAATCTGCCAAG ATTCAAGCACAAACCATGGAACAACAAGCCttagcagcagcagctccaatGGAATCCATGAGATTTTTAGTTGAAAACATCTGGAATGATTCTGTGGAAAAAGCTGACAAAAGGACTACTGATGTGAAATGTGGCATGAAG CGTAAGCAAGAGGATTTGGAGTCAAACACAAAAGATCCGGCTACAGGCGAAAAGGAAGTACTTTGGCGTGCCAACTTTGAAGAATTCATTCGCCGCTTGAGACACAAG GCTTGTGTTGCAAATGTGAAAGTACGTGTCAACAATGATGCTGCCATTGTTCTTGCTGCGACCCTGGAGTTGAGTAGACATTCTGAAACTAAATTGAGAATTGATAACTCAG TTCCCCAGTCCATAAATGCTATTTATGATGAGGTGATAAAGAGGGAAGGTGGTCTTGGTATGGACCTGGAGCGTATCAGAGCTTCCCTTGATGATTTAGGATGTGAAGCCCCATTGATGGAAATAGATGAAACTTATAGTGTAG ATTTGAAGAACATTATTGAACAGGCTCGCATTGAAGAG GTGGAATCCATTGTATTAAAAAGATATGGGAGGGAGGCCTACAGGATGTTCAGATTACTGTCGAAAGCTGATCGTCTTGTTGAAACGGATAAG ATTTCAGATACCACATTTGTTGAAAAGAAAGACGCAGTCAAGATTCTATTTAAGCTGTGGAAAGATGACTACTTAGAGATGAAG AAAGTTATTGCACGTGCACCAAAGCAATCAGAATTCATTCTGTGGAAAATTAATAAGCAGTCTCTTTGGGAACATATTCTAGATGAAATGTACCATGCTGCCCTAAATTTGAGATTGAGAACAACACATGAGAAAGAACAGGAAAAAGAG ATTCTTCAGATGCCCAAAGATAAGCTGGTAGGAGAATTGGGCAACAAATACATGCGCCTAAGAAAAGTTTGCATTGTTCTGGAATCTTCCCTAATGAATCTTGATGATTCTCTCATGCTCTTCCATGacttttaa